Proteins from one Oncorhynchus masou masou isolate Uvic2021 chromosome 12, UVic_Omas_1.1, whole genome shotgun sequence genomic window:
- the LOC135550658 gene encoding glycerophosphodiester phosphodiesterase domain-containing protein 5-like: MVKHQPLQQVYEKQLCLSFLTGIYGCRWKRYQRSHDNSSKWECAWFIILCSTFSLLLFWAYFWLEAHNDYNQFNWLLYNRSGEWKDGTVPILATTAVGFSYITCLMILALCHISLGQQLNLYWIHKIGVLAALITTVSGVVSISDVWGDEWDIILISLQSTGPFLHIGALAAVTALGWLVAGHVIRAGRTKFHMIVLLVYLSVLLVFYMVPLAITSPCIMDRNSLKPRPDVIGRRGAPMLAPENTLMSFNKALQQGVSSLEADVSVSLDGVPFLMRDRTLRRTTNIAKVFPDKQHEDASLFNWTEIRSLNAGQWFLESDPYWTVGSLTGRERNRMGNLTVCSLVEMLRLTARANRSALLNLHRPPPEHPHYKTWIMDTLWAVQRSGISQKRVTWTPDTDRGRVRGLQQTSLEKLSVEEFRHRGISSLTLRYSQASNKDIQDFLVNNMSVMVYPVNEPWLYSVLWCSGVPSVSSDAPQVLRKVPYPIWLMSPYEYCLVWITSDLVSIAIVTGIFIFQKWRMSGMQNYNPEQIMLSAVTRRPSRDVNIMKEKLIFSEVSNGVTNTDEHLYPENGYDIGQYK, translated from the exons ATGGTGAAGCACCAACCCTTGCAGCAGGTCTATGAGAAGCAGCTGTGTTTGTCCTTCCTCACTGGGATCTATGGCTGCCGCTGGAAACGCTACCAGCGTTCCCATGACAACAGCTCCAAG TGGGAATGTGCATGGTTCATCATCTTGTGCAGCACCTTCTCCCTGCTCCTCTTCTGGGCTTACTTCTGGTTGGAGGCCCACAATGACTACAACCAATTCAACTG gtTACTATACAACCGTTCTGGGGAATGGAAGGACGGCACTGTCCCCATTCTCGCAACCACCGCAGTTGGCTTTAGTTACATAACATGTTTAATG ATTTTAGCACTCTGTCATATTTCACTGGGACAGCAGCTGAACCTCTACTGGATCCACAAG ATTGGTGTGTTGGCTGCCTTGATCACCACTGTCAGTGGCGTGGTCTCCATCAGTGACGTGTGGGGGGACGAATGGGACATCATTCTTATATCGCTACAG TCCACAGGTCCTTTCCTGCACATTGGAGCTCTGGCTGCTGTCACAGCGCTGGGTTGGCTGGTCGCTGGACATGTGATCCGTGCAGGGAGAACCA AGTTCCACATGATTGTGCTGCTTGTCTACCTAAGTGTCCTGCTGGTCTTCTACATGGTTCCCCTTGCCATCACCTCACCCTGCATCATGGACAGGAACAGCCTCAAACCTCGACCTGATGTCATTGGAAGACGGGGGGCTCCAATG CTGGCTCCAGAGAACACCCTGATGTCCTTCAACAAGGCCCTGCAACAGGGGGTCAGCTCCCTGGAGGCCGACGTCTCCGTCAG TCTGGACGGGGTGCCCTTCCTGATGCGAGACCGCACCCTGAGAAGGACCACTAACATTGCCAAGGTCTTTCCAGACAAACAGCACGAGGACGCCTCTCTCTTCAATTGGACAGAGATTCGCTCTCTAAATGCGGGGCAGTGGTTTTTGGAG agcgACCCCTACTGGACAGTTGGGTCTCTGACAGGGAGGGAACGGAACCGAATGGGGAACCTGACAGTGTGTAGCCTGGTAGAGATGCTCCGCCTGACAGCCAGGGCCAACCGCTCAGCCCTGTTAAACCTCCATAGACCTCCCCCAGAACACCCACACTACAAGACCTGGATCATGGACACCCTGTGGGCCGTCCAGAGGTCTGGGATATCACAGAAGAGG GTGACGTGGACCCCGGACACAGACAGGGGCCGTGTCAGGGGGCTGCAGCAGACCTCCTTAGAGAAACTGTCAGTGGAGGAGTTCAGACACAGGGGCATCAGCAGCCTCACCCTGCGCTACTCACAGGCCAGCAACAAGGACATTCA GGACTTCCTGGTGAACAACATGAGTGTGATGGTGTACCCGGTGAATGAGCCGTGGCTCTACTCAGTGCTATGGTGCAGCGGAGTGCCTTCTGTCTCCTCCGACGCCCCCCAGGTCCTCCGCAAGGTGCCCTACCCCATCTGGCTCATG AGCCCATATGAATACTGCTTAGTCTGGATCACCTCAGATCTTGTCTCCATCGCCATAGTTACAGGAATATTCATCTTTCAAAA ATGGAGGATGAGTGGCATGCAGAACTACAACCCAGAGCAGATCATGCTGAGTGCTGTGACACGCCGGCCCAGCCGAGACGTCAACATCATGAAGGAGAAACTCATATTCTCAG AGGTAAGCAATGGAGTAACCAATACAGATGAACATTTATATCCGGAGAATGGCTATGACATTGGGCAGTACAAGTGA